The Musa acuminata AAA Group cultivar baxijiao chromosome BXJ1-8, Cavendish_Baxijiao_AAA, whole genome shotgun sequence genomic sequence ATGCTTACGGTTCAAGACACAGGAACTCAAGCAGCAAGAGATACTTGATGATCTCCCAAAGGCCATTCGCTCAAGCATAGCTGAGCACTTGTTCTTACCCATTGTTCAAAACATATACCTTTTCCAAGGAGTCGCCTCTAATACCCTTTTTCAAATGGTGAGGTTTAATATAAAAGTTTACTAATTACAACCCTAAGCAGGTCAGATATATATAGCATGCTGACAAGATCATTGTGAAATTAAAGGTGACAGAAATGAAAGCCGAGTATTTTCCACCAAAGGAAGATGTGATGCTACAGAATGAAGCCCCAACAGATTTATATGTAATAGTATCAGGAGCAGTGGTTAGTAAAACTTGGCTTTTTGCCCTGTATATTTATGTCTATCACATAGTTGTTTGCAGCGATAGCAACAAATTAGGATTACTTTTTAATTGAATTGTTGCAGGAAATGCGAACATATGCCGATGGGATTGAAAAGGTAACACTTTGGGAATGTGCACCAATCGAATGTTAACTTGTCAAACATTAACAACCTCAAGTCTGATCTCTGATAATTGTAGGTTCATGGGAGTGTGACTGCTGGAGAGATAGTTGGGGAGATAGCGGTTCTTTGTCACATGCCACAGCCATTCACAGTAAGAACCACTGAACTAACACAAATTCTCAGACTGAACAGGACTATACTTTTCAACATTATTCACAAAAGCAAACAGGATGCAACTATTGTCATGAGTAATCTTCTCCAGGTATACTTCAGAATCGACCAACTCAGTTAAAAAAATTACTCAGCtttggcaaaatagaagcttattTTAACTAAATTGCATCTTACAGAAGTTGCGTGTACATGAAAGATTATACCCTGGGATAAAGCAAAATGATTCAGAACTACTTCAACAATGGCAAGAAAAAATAGCTATGAACAGGAATGAGAACCATGATCAGGATGAAAATAGTTATCGAGTTAGCAATACACTAGAGGAGATGGATGCAGGAGACCTACTCTGCAAGGCAGAAAGTAATAAGGATATTCGCATGGATATTCAACCTTCAATTAGTTGCTGCAATACAAAAGTAGACCATGCAGATAAACGCACTGTGTTGCATACGGCTGTATGGGAAGGACACAATGAAACTGCCAAGGTTCTGCTCAAACAAGGATCAACTGTGGACAAAGTTGATGGTAACAGGTGGACCCAAAAGGGTCTGGGTAAATATGAGAATAAAGGCAAATTAGAGCCCTTATCCAGCATTGGAAATGACATTAAGAACTACGGCAGCAGGGAATGGAGAAAGACAACCGACCATGGGAATAACTTTAAGCACCATAGCAGCAGGGAATGGAGACCCAGGTTTCCTTATCCAAATATTAGTGAAATGTTGGTAGCTTCTTGTTCACATGGTGGTCATGAATTTGACAACGATGTCAAGAACCTAACTAGCAAAAGAGTGACAATTCACATGCATTCTCAAAGGGCAAATCCAGCAAGGCAGCTAACAGCTAAGATGATAAATTTACCTGGCACGGTGGAGGAACTTCTCAGAATTGGTGGTAAGTATTTCTCAACCTGATTTACACAAAACAAAATAATCATATAGATCTGCAAGTGGTCTGCATAAGTGGGCTACTATTTGTGTCAAGCTTATATCAGAACACATAAATACAGAAGAACAAAAGTACAAGTTTCAGGAAAAACAGAAGTTTGAAACTAGAAACAAGTCATGTGTCATATTCTCCATTGTCATAATCATgccttgcaaaaaaaaaaaaatgcaggtGAGAAGTTTGTCGGACATCATCCTGAAAAAGTGATCAACCAAGAGAACGCAGAAATTGATGATCTAAGCAAGGTTCAAGATGGGGACCATTTATATCTCCTAGAGATTTGATGATAACAACAACAAGACTGCCAAAGAAGATTGAACTAACAAAGATTCAAAGGCTAAGGCCCTAGGCATAGTTTCCACACACTTGAGCATGTAGATCTAAGCAACGTTTATGACAAAAGCAAGATTATGTCATAGTTGCTAACTGGATTGTTCTTGCTCACAATAACAAATGGATGGTTGGTGCTAGATTGCATGAGCACTGTTTGCTTTAAGATTATTCCTAGTGCAAAAGGAACCATAAAGCAATATAAATCATATGAAAGGATACTTATAAAATGTAAAAGTAATCAAAATAAGCTGATTTACTTTTGGTCTCTAT encodes the following:
- the LOC103996487 gene encoding potassium channel KAT3-like; the protein is MFSCMNYLQHFCNDGFQLESGGFNLHDDLLPSLGATINHTTKLRKHIVSPYDPRYRLWELFLIFLVLYSAWICPFEFAFLRYLPSKIFLVDNIVDSFFAIDIVLTFFVAFMDHKSCLLVDDPKRIAVRYLSTWFIFDACSTYPIQTISFSYNRHGNSLSFKLLSMLRLWRLRRVGSLFARLEKDIRFNYFWTRCTKLFSVTIFAVHCSGCFNYMIADRYPDPKRTWIGAVIPNFREDDLWLRYVTAIYWSITTLTTTGYGDLHAENTREMLFDICYMFFNLGLMAYLIGNMTNLVVQGTSRTKKFRDTIQNASEFASRNKLPKYIEEQMLSHICLRFKTQELKQQEILDDLPKAIRSSIAEHLFLPIVQNIYLFQGVASNTLFQMVTEMKAEYFPPKEDVMLQNEAPTDLYVIVSGAVEMRTYADGIEKVHGSVTAGEIVGEIAVLCHMPQPFTVRTTELTQILRLNRTILFNIIHKSKQDATIVMSNLLQKLRVHERLYPGIKQNDSELLQQWQEKIAMNRNENHDQDENSYRVSNTLEEMDAGDLLCKAESNKDIRMDIQPSISCCNTKVDHADKRTVLHTAVWEGHNETAKVLLKQGSTVDKVDGNRWTQKGLGKYENKGKLEPLSSIGNDIKNYGSREWRKTTDHGNNFKHHSSREWRPRFPYPNISEMLVASCSHGGHEFDNDVKNLTSKRVTIHMHSQRANPARQLTAKMINLPGTVEELLRIGGEKFVGHHPEKVINQENAEIDDLSKVQDGDHLYLLEI